The sequence AGATGAAACCGTCTGGTGCAAATGTAATATTTGGCATAACCGTTACGATAAAATGCTCCCTTATTTAAAAAAAGGTTCAGGAGTAATTATTGCTGGAGATATTTCTGTAGAAAGTTACATGAGTAAAGATGGCACTCCTCAGTCTTCTTTGGTAATTAGTGTCGATACAATTAAGTTTAGTCCTTTTAGTAGAAGCGAAACTCGCTCTCCAGCAGCAGAGGATACTGTGTCTCACGTGTCTTATGACAATGTGTCTGTAGGGTTTGAGGGAGAGAGTTTGGATGCTGAAGCTATAGCAGATAAAGATATGTATGCTGGTTATGGTCAAGGTCAGCAA is a genomic window of Chlamydia psittaci 6BC containing:
- a CDS encoding single-stranded DNA-binding protein, translated to MMFGYFVGYLGADPEERMTSKGKRVVVLRLGVKSRVGTKDETVWCKCNIWHNRYDKMLPYLKKGSGVIIAGDISVESYMSKDGTPQSSLVISVDTIKFSPFSRSETRSPAAEDTVSHVSYDNVSVGFEGESLDAEAIADKDMYAGYGQGQQYISEDVPF